A single genomic interval of Pseudorca crassidens isolate mPseCra1 chromosome 19, mPseCra1.hap1, whole genome shotgun sequence harbors:
- the LOC137211588 gene encoding histone H1.9-like — protein sequence MKKDTSLPPPSGPLASNSALGAVQQASTSGLPSKRGTGCHASSKTHRKPNISKVILGVMVSKGARKRVSLATLRKAVATSGYNMTRSAWRFKRALKRLVDKGILKQVTGKGATGSVFMASKHASKFKETAKRRQRQRQWQSGQRRPGQRRLPMGSKQGHKKLAKGVRRAAKCCHS from the coding sequence atgaagaaagacaCTTCGCTGCCACCCCCATCTGGGCCCTTGGCCTCAAACAGTGCCCTGGGTGCAGTCCAGCAGGCCAGCACGTCCGGACTCCCGAGCAAGAGAGGGACTGGGTGCCACGCCTCCTCCAAAACCCACCGGAAGCCCAACATATCCAAAGTGATCCTGGGGGTCATGGTGAGCAAGGGGGCGCGCAAGCGCGTGTCCCTGGCTACCCTGAGGAAGGCCGTCGCCACCAGCGGCTACAACATGACCCGCAGCGCCTGGCGCTTCAAGCGAGCACTCAAGAGGCTGGTGGACAAGGGCATACTCAAGCAGGTGACAGGCAAGGGGGCCACAGGCTCCGTCTTCATGGCCAGCAAGCATGCCTCCAAGTTCAAAGAGACGGCAAAGAGACGGCAACGGCAGCGGCAGTGGCAGTCGGGGCAGCGCCGGCCTGGGCAGCGCCGGTTGCCCATGGGCTCCAAGCAGGGGCACAAGAAGCTCGCCAAGGGGGTTCGCAGGGCGGCCAAATGCTGCCACAGTTAA